A stretch of the Elephas maximus indicus isolate mEleMax1 chromosome 3, mEleMax1 primary haplotype, whole genome shotgun sequence genome encodes the following:
- the SMIM44 gene encoding small integral membrane protein 44, translating into MPGLVDEEEPEVRSLAPALYEEYRPPPLDAIRLPQDALYLLLAALLVVAVAYAIVGHLIKDLAHDLADWAFGPKPDQEAAPRELRPSLAGEDLEELDLQLALAWRGDEDTGGGGEGVQVEPPAQAPRRPSVAFKDPPIRSSFWRLD; encoded by the exons ATGCCGGGGTTGGTGGATGAGGAAGAGCCCGAGGTCCGGAGCCTGGCCCCAGCGCTCTACGAGGAGTACCGGCCGCCACCTCTGGATGCCATCCGCCTGCCCCAGGACGCTCTGTACCTGCTGCTGGCTGCGCTCCTGGTGGTGGCCGTGGCCTACGCCATTGTTGGCCACCTCATCAAGGACCTGGCTCATGACCTGGCTG ACTGGGCCTTCGGGCCGAAGCCAGACCAGGAGGCTGCCCCCCGGGAGCTGCGCCCGAGCCTGGCAGGTGAGGACCTGGAGGAACTGGATCTGCAGCTGGCCCTGGCCTGGCGGGGCGATGAGGACACAGGTGGAGGTGGCGAGGGGGTCCAAGTGGAGCCCCCCGCCCAGGCTCCCCGTCGCCCTTCTGTCGCCTTCAAGGATCCACCCATCCGAAGCAGCTTCTGGAGGCTGGACTGA